The following are from one region of the Segatella oris genome:
- a CDS encoding shikimate kinase: MRRIILIGYMGAGKTTVGKALAKELRMPFYDLDWYIESRMHKTVKAIFDERGEAGFRKIEHNMLHEVAEFEDIIISCGGGTPCFFDNIDYMNRQGETVYLKATPEVLYGHLKMGKTIRPLLLNKTADEVQVFIREQLAQREPYYSKAKHVLDVNLLDDYEKIKISVEQLRNMLCL, encoded by the coding sequence ATGAGGCGAATCATACTCATCGGATACATGGGTGCCGGCAAAACAACTGTCGGGAAAGCCCTCGCCAAAGAACTGCGCATGCCTTTCTATGACCTCGATTGGTACATAGAAAGCCGCATGCACAAGACTGTGAAGGCGATTTTCGATGAACGTGGTGAAGCAGGTTTTCGCAAAATAGAGCATAACATGCTGCATGAGGTGGCCGAATTTGAAGACATTATCATCAGCTGTGGCGGTGGAACGCCGTGCTTTTTCGACAATATCGACTACATGAACAGGCAGGGAGAGACGGTCTATCTGAAAGCAACGCCCGAGGTTCTCTACGGACATTTGAAGATGGGAAAAACCATAAGACCTCTCCTCTTGAATAAAACAGCCGATGAAGTGCAGGTCTTTATACGTGAACAATTAGCACAACGTGAGCCTTATTACAGCAAGGCAAAGCACGTGCTCGACGTCAACCTGCTGGATGATTACGAGAAGATTAAAATATCAGTTGAACAATTAAGA